In Saprospiraceae bacterium, a genomic segment contains:
- a CDS encoding queuosine precursor transporter — protein MEKSAKNKSNRLFIVLAAVFITNALVAEFIGVKIFSLEKTLGIDPFSFSFFGQENLSFQLTAGVLIWPIVFILTDIINEYFGKKGVIRLSYLAIGMISYSFILIYFAINLVPADFWVQSHLDFATTESEKMQLSEQVGNYNTAYSLVFGQGLKIIFASLIAFFIAQLLDAFIFRKIKLLTGEKKIWLRATGSTLISQFFDSYIVLWIAFYIGANWPLKTVLAIGTVNYIYKVFIAIVLTPLLYFMHW, from the coding sequence ATGGAAAAATCGGCCAAAAATAAGTCGAATCGTTTATTTATTGTACTTGCTGCGGTTTTTATCACAAACGCCTTGGTTGCGGAATTTATAGGGGTTAAAATATTCAGTCTTGAAAAAACGCTTGGGATAGACCCCTTTTCATTTTCCTTTTTTGGTCAAGAAAATCTTAGTTTTCAACTTACTGCTGGTGTTCTTATATGGCCAATCGTTTTTATTCTAACTGATATTATAAATGAATATTTTGGTAAAAAAGGTGTAATTCGTCTTTCTTATTTGGCCATAGGCATGATAAGTTATTCCTTTATTTTGATTTATTTTGCCATAAATTTGGTTCCGGCAGATTTTTGGGTTCAATCTCATCTCGATTTTGCAACAACTGAATCCGAAAAAATGCAACTTTCTGAACAAGTTGGAAATTATAATACCGCTTATAGTCTTGTTTTTGGACAAGGTTTAAAAATTATTTTTGCATCCTTGATTGCATTTTTTATAGCACAGCTCTTGGATGCCTTTATTTTTAGGAAAATTAAATTGCTAACAGGCGAAAAAAAAATTTGGCTACGGGCGACAGGTTCAACATTAATCTCTCAATTTTTTGATAGTTATATCGTTTTATGGATAGCCTTTTATATTGGTGCAAATTGGCCTTTGAAAACAGTTCTTGCAATTGGAACCGTTAATTACATTTATAAAGTTTTTATTGCCATAGTTTTAACACCCTTACTTTATTTTATGCACTGGTGA